In the Phaseolus vulgaris cultivar G19833 chromosome 7, P. vulgaris v2.0, whole genome shotgun sequence genome, one interval contains:
- the LOC137828629 gene encoding uncharacterized protein At4g14450, chloroplastic-like, with protein sequence MSNPQTNNNRHQPSRLQRRAPSSLQISRSLDWNVAIPLLSPLASSPPPLELKPPQEPPQREAEKVSVSFKKWQHPAAPFCYEPAAIVPPFVPV encoded by the coding sequence ATGTCAAATCCCCAAACAAACAATAACCGCCACCAGCCCAGCCGCCTGCAGCGCCGGGCCCCCTCCTCCCTCCAGATTAGCCGTTCACTCGACTGGAACGTTGCCATCCCCCTACTCTCGCCCCTCGCCTCCTCGCCGCCGCCGCTCGAGCTTAAGCCGCCACAAGAGCCGCCTCAGCGGGAGGCGGAGAAGGTGAGCGTTTCCTTCAAGAAGTGGCAGCACCCGGCGGCACCCTTCTGTTACGAGCCGGCGGCGATAGTCCCTCCGTTTGTTCCCGTGTAG
- the LOC137828183 gene encoding actin-related protein 9 isoform X1 gives MDYLKSALPSQIISERGSNLVVINPGSASIRIGLASQDTPFNIPHCIARHTKQTEGNVIDQMLNSHVVPEQHKEREKAYNTIASLLKIPFLDEEAPINSFPRKMGRVDGHNPHIIRKHLPFTWTNVYEEVIDSSVSLETSSKGETGESSDPKEGTESKNINASEIKFKEFICGDEALRISPTEPYCICRPIRRGHLNISQHYSMQQVLDDLHTIWDWILNEKLHIPRNERNMYSAVLVMPETFDNREIKEIISLVLGELCFGSAVVHQEGIAAVFGNGLSTACVVNIGAQVTSLICIEDGGALPSTGKTLPFGGEDITRGLLWTQRHHHTWPQIRTDVIRKPIDLLMLNQLKETYCEIKEEELDAIAVVHSYEDKGPPVSHKIRLTALNVPPMGLFYPKLLVPDVYPPPPRTWFHDYEDMLEDTWHIDFSRRSDMADTFYPNVNGGLPMWESYPIFSAKPRKEEKVGLAEAITNCILSTGRIDIQRKLFCSIQLTGGVALTSGLVAAVEERVLHAIPPNEAIDTVEVLQSRINPTFVSWKGGVILGVLDLGRDAWISREDWIHNGIHVGSSKKYKDSYYLQAQAMCYMNS, from the exons ATG GATTACCTTAAATCAGCTCTTCCTTCTCAAATAATTTCAGAACGAGGCTCTAATTTGGTTGTTATCAACCCAG GTTCTGCAAGTATTAGGATTGGCTTGGCTTCTCAAGACACCCCTTTTAATATTCCTCACTGCATTGCTCGCCACACAAAACAGACCGAGGGGAATGTCATAGATCAG ATGCTCAATAGTCATGTGGTGCCTGAACAGCACAAGGAAAGGGAAAAAGCTTATAATACT aTTGCATCATTGTTGAAGATACCATTTCTGGATGAAGAAGCTCCCATTAACTCTTTCCCTCGCAAG ATGGGACGTGTTGATGGACACAATCCTCATATTATCAGGAAACATTTGCCTTTCACTTGGACTAATGTCTATGAAGAGGTCATTGATTCATCTGTATCATTAG AAACTTCAAGTAAAGGTGAGACTGGTGAGTCTTCGGATCCAAAAGAAGGTACAGAATCAAAGAATATTAATGCAagtgaaataaaattcaaagaGTTCATTTGTGGCGATGAAGCATTAAGAATATCCCCAACTGAGCCGTATTGTATATGTCGACCAATCCGCAGAGGACACTTGAACATTTCACAACATTATTCCATGCAGCAG GTACTGGATGATCTGCATACTATTTGGGACTGGATTTTAAATGAGAAACTGCATATTCCTCGCAATGAAAGAAATATGTATTCTGCTGTTCTTGTGATGCCAGAAACATTTGACAATCGTG AAATAAAGGAAATTATATCTTTAGTGTTGGGAGAACTCTGCTTTGGCTCTGCAGTAGTACACCAG GAAGGTATTGCAGCAGTTTTTGGAAATGGATTATCAACAGCATGTGTTGTGAATATTGGTGCTCAGGTGACATCACTTATATGCATTGAG GACGGAGGTGCTCTACCTTCAACTGGAAAGACTTTACCTTTTGGTGGTGAG GATATAACAAGGGGCCTTCTCTGGACCCAAAGACATCACCATACTTGGCCACAAATTCGTACAGATGTTATCCGAAAGCCTATAGATCTGTTAATGTTAAATCAACTGAAAGAAACATATTGTGAAATCAAG GAAGAGGAACTTGATGCCATTGCAGTAGTTCATTCATATGAGGACAAAGGGCCACCTGtgtctcacaagataaggcttACTGCTCTTAAT GTCCCTCCTATGGGATTGTTCTATCCAAAGCTTTTAGTTCCTGATGTGTATCCTCCTCCTCCTCGCACTTG GTTTCATGACTATGAGGATATGCTTGAAGATACATGGCATATTGATTTTTCCCGGAGATCTGACATGGCAGATACTTTCTATCCCAATGTTAATGGAGGATTACCAATGTGGGAAAGCTATCCCATTTTTTCAGCTAAGccaagaaaagaagaaaaagtggGCCTTGCAGAGGCTATTACTAACTGCATTCTCTCAACTG GTCGCATAGACATCCAGAGAAAATTATTTTGTAGCATACAATTG ACTGGCGGGGTGGCTTTGACAAGTGGTTTAGTTGCAGCAGTTGAAGAAAG AGTTTTACACGCAATTCCTCCCAATGAAGCAATTGATACTGTGGAG GTTCTACAATCAAGGATAAATCCAACGTTTGTGTCTTGGAAAGGCGGGGTG ATTCTTGGGGTACTCGATTTGGGTAGGGATGCATGGATAAGCAGGGAGGATTGGATTCACAATGGTATCCATGTGGGAAGTAGCAAAAAATACAAAGATTCTTATTATCTTCAGGCTCAAGCAATGTGTTACATGAATTCTTAG
- the LOC137828900 gene encoding uncharacterized protein — protein MVAEAWIVKMGNQVSSNLKHALLLELSARRKHNPKRQDSGSKEVIGILSFEVAKVMSKTIHLHRSLSQPEIVKLRNEISNLQGVQNLVSSEEGYLLELARAEKLEELNCIASVVSRLGRKCSEPAVQGFEHVYGDIVNGVIDVKELGFLVKHMEGMVRKMNRYVSATRSLYSEMGVLNDLEQTVKKFQHNQQEESRRAFEQKLTWQRQDVRHLKDISLWNQSFDKVVELLARTVCTIYARICIIFGDSTWRKNTTSLGLSGDSPPMRSESGLVSGQIGVPLSSEKLKSNHSKRNGHGYHLGSTARTAVGTRVTASKPQMDIRRGELPYLQLEDFGFPCGTSPGKLFMDCLSLSSSISKFDDDNDDYVADSEDQHIHLSSYHSIGVENKVKKREQLYYSGDLNHVHSGVPITGDLSFSTFGPQSRLTLNAPPSTLGGCALALHYANVITVIEKFLRYPHLVGEEARKDLYQMLPTSLRLSLKSKLKTYVKNLAIYDAPLAHDWKVSLDGILKWLAPLAHNMIRWQSERNFEQHQIVSRTYVLLFQTLYFADKDKTEEAMCQLLMGLNYICRYEQQQNALLGCASSFAFEDCMDWQLQCGAFPS, from the coding sequence ATGGTTGCTGAAGCTTGGATTGTGAAGATGGGTAACCAGGTAAGTTCCAATCTCAAACACGCTCTTCTTCTTGAACTTTCTGCAAGGAGAAAGCACAACCCCAAAAGGCAAGATAGTGGCAGTAAAGAAGTAATTGGAATTCTTTCTTTTGAAGTAGCAAAAGTAATGTCCAAAACCATTCATCTTCACAGATCCTTGTCTCAGCCCGAGATTGTTAAGCTCAGGAACGAGATTTCCAACTTACAGGGTGTTCAAAACCTGGTTTCCTCCGAAGAGGGTTATCTTCTCGAGCTGGCTCGAGCAGAGAAGCTTGAGGAGTTGAACTGTATTGCTAGTGTGGTTTCTAGGTTGGGAAGGAAGTGTTCTGAGCCTGCCGTGCAAGGTTTTGAACATGTGTATGGGGACATTGTTAATGGGGTTATAGATGTGAAGGAATTGGGGTTCTTAGTTAAGCATATGGAAGGAATGGTGAGGAAAATGAATAGGTATGTTAGTGCCACCAGGAGTTTGTACAGTGAAATGGGGGTCTTGAATGATTTGGAGCAAACAGTAAAGAAGTTTCAGCATAACCAGCAAGAGGAGAGCAGAAGGGCGTTTGAGCAGAAACTCACATGGCAGAGGCAAGATGTGAGGCATCTAAAGGATATTTCACTTTGGAATCAGAGCTTTGATAAGGTTGTTGAGTTGTTGGCCAGAACAGTTTGTACCATTTATGCTAGAATCTGTATAATCTTTGGTGATTCTACGTGGAGGAAGAATACTACTAGTCTTGGGCTTAGTGGAGATTCACCACCCATGCGAAGTGAAAGTGGGTTAGTGTCTGGCCAGATTGGTGTTCCTTTGAGTTCTGAGAAGTTGAAAAGCAATCATAGCAAGAGAAATGGTCATGGTTATCATTTGGGTTCCACTGCCAGAACTGCTGTGGGAACAAGGGTAACTGCTAGTAAGCCTCAAATGGATATTAGGAGAGGTGAATTGCCATATCTTCAACTAGAAGATTTTGGTTTTCCTTGTGGAACAAGTCCGGGGAAACTTTTCATGGATTGTTTAAGTTTAAGCAGTTCGATTtcgaaatttgatgatgacaaTGATGATTATGTTGCTGATAGTGAGGACCAACATATTCACTTATCGAGCTATCATAGTATTGGTGTTGAGAATAAGGTCAAGAAAAGGGAGCAGTTGTACTATTCTGGAGATCTGAATCATGTTCATAGTGGTGTCCCTATCACAGGAGATCTAAGTTTCTCAACCTTTGGTCCCCAGAGTAGATTGACACTTAATGCTCCTCCTTCTACACTTGGAGGCTGTGCTCTAGCATTGCACTATGCCAATGTCATAACCGTGATAGAGAAGTTCCTTAGGTATCCACATTTAGTTGGCGAGGAAGCTAGGAAAGATCTATATCAGATGCTACCAACGAGCTTAAGGTTGTCTCTGAAAAGCAAACTTAAGACCTATGTAAAGAATTTGGCAATATATGATGCCCCTCTTGCTCATGACTGGAAGGTGAGTCTAGATGGGATACTCAAGTGGCTTGCTCCACTGGCCCATAATATGATCAGGTGGCAAAGTGAGAGGAATTTTGAGCAACACCAAATTGTTAGCAGGACATATGTGCTGCTATTTCAGACATTGTATTTTGCTGATAAGGACAAAACAGAGGAAGCTATGTGTCAACTTCTCATGGGACTCAATTACATATGTCGTTATGAACAACAACAAAACGCCTTGTTGGGTTGCGCAAGTAGTTTTGCTTTTGAAGATTGCATGGATTGGCAATTGCAATGTGGCGCTTTTCCCAGTTGA
- the LOC137828183 gene encoding actin-related protein 9 isoform X2, translating to MDYLKSALPSQIISERGSNLVVINPGSASIRIGLASQDTPFNIPHCIARHTKQTEGNVIDQMLNSHVVPEQHKEREKAYNTIASLLKIPFLDEEAPINSFPRKMGRVDGHNPHIIRKHLPFTWTNVYEEVIDSSVSLETSSKGETGESSDPKEGTESKNINASEIKFKEFICGDEALRISPTEPYCICRPIRRGHLNISQHYSMQQVLDDLHTIWDWILNEKLHIPRNERNMYSAVLVMPETFDNQIKEIISLVLGELCFGSAVVHQEGIAAVFGNGLSTACVVNIGAQVTSLICIEDGGALPSTGKTLPFGGEDITRGLLWTQRHHHTWPQIRTDVIRKPIDLLMLNQLKETYCEIKEEELDAIAVVHSYEDKGPPVSHKIRLTALNVPPMGLFYPKLLVPDVYPPPPRTWFHDYEDMLEDTWHIDFSRRSDMADTFYPNVNGGLPMWESYPIFSAKPRKEEKVGLAEAITNCILSTGRIDIQRKLFCSIQLTGGVALTSGLVAAVEERVLHAIPPNEAIDTVEVLQSRINPTFVSWKGGVILGVLDLGRDAWISREDWIHNGIHVGSSKKYKDSYYLQAQAMCYMNS from the exons ATG GATTACCTTAAATCAGCTCTTCCTTCTCAAATAATTTCAGAACGAGGCTCTAATTTGGTTGTTATCAACCCAG GTTCTGCAAGTATTAGGATTGGCTTGGCTTCTCAAGACACCCCTTTTAATATTCCTCACTGCATTGCTCGCCACACAAAACAGACCGAGGGGAATGTCATAGATCAG ATGCTCAATAGTCATGTGGTGCCTGAACAGCACAAGGAAAGGGAAAAAGCTTATAATACT aTTGCATCATTGTTGAAGATACCATTTCTGGATGAAGAAGCTCCCATTAACTCTTTCCCTCGCAAG ATGGGACGTGTTGATGGACACAATCCTCATATTATCAGGAAACATTTGCCTTTCACTTGGACTAATGTCTATGAAGAGGTCATTGATTCATCTGTATCATTAG AAACTTCAAGTAAAGGTGAGACTGGTGAGTCTTCGGATCCAAAAGAAGGTACAGAATCAAAGAATATTAATGCAagtgaaataaaattcaaagaGTTCATTTGTGGCGATGAAGCATTAAGAATATCCCCAACTGAGCCGTATTGTATATGTCGACCAATCCGCAGAGGACACTTGAACATTTCACAACATTATTCCATGCAGCAG GTACTGGATGATCTGCATACTATTTGGGACTGGATTTTAAATGAGAAACTGCATATTCCTCGCAATGAAAGAAATATGTATTCTGCTGTTCTTGTGATGCCAGAAACATTTGACAATC AAATAAAGGAAATTATATCTTTAGTGTTGGGAGAACTCTGCTTTGGCTCTGCAGTAGTACACCAG GAAGGTATTGCAGCAGTTTTTGGAAATGGATTATCAACAGCATGTGTTGTGAATATTGGTGCTCAGGTGACATCACTTATATGCATTGAG GACGGAGGTGCTCTACCTTCAACTGGAAAGACTTTACCTTTTGGTGGTGAG GATATAACAAGGGGCCTTCTCTGGACCCAAAGACATCACCATACTTGGCCACAAATTCGTACAGATGTTATCCGAAAGCCTATAGATCTGTTAATGTTAAATCAACTGAAAGAAACATATTGTGAAATCAAG GAAGAGGAACTTGATGCCATTGCAGTAGTTCATTCATATGAGGACAAAGGGCCACCTGtgtctcacaagataaggcttACTGCTCTTAAT GTCCCTCCTATGGGATTGTTCTATCCAAAGCTTTTAGTTCCTGATGTGTATCCTCCTCCTCCTCGCACTTG GTTTCATGACTATGAGGATATGCTTGAAGATACATGGCATATTGATTTTTCCCGGAGATCTGACATGGCAGATACTTTCTATCCCAATGTTAATGGAGGATTACCAATGTGGGAAAGCTATCCCATTTTTTCAGCTAAGccaagaaaagaagaaaaagtggGCCTTGCAGAGGCTATTACTAACTGCATTCTCTCAACTG GTCGCATAGACATCCAGAGAAAATTATTTTGTAGCATACAATTG ACTGGCGGGGTGGCTTTGACAAGTGGTTTAGTTGCAGCAGTTGAAGAAAG AGTTTTACACGCAATTCCTCCCAATGAAGCAATTGATACTGTGGAG GTTCTACAATCAAGGATAAATCCAACGTTTGTGTCTTGGAAAGGCGGGGTG ATTCTTGGGGTACTCGATTTGGGTAGGGATGCATGGATAAGCAGGGAGGATTGGATTCACAATGGTATCCATGTGGGAAGTAGCAAAAAATACAAAGATTCTTATTATCTTCAGGCTCAAGCAATGTGTTACATGAATTCTTAG